The genomic interval TACTTGTAGATTTGTTATTAGCAATTTGCTTTACATAAATAGTTTCATATCCATTTATAAAACTCTTATTTCTTAAAAACTCTTTATCTTCTTTAAAATAAAGCACTCTTCCAAAATTAGAAATCTTAAATTTTTTTACATCAGAAATTTTCTCATCAAATTTAATATGCTTCCATTCTTCTTTCCACAAACTTCTTATCATGACTTAAAAGTATTTTTAAATTAATAAAAAACTTTTCCTTATTCAGCAATTCTTTCAATTTTAGCTCCAATAGATTTTAAACGAGCTTCTATATTCTCGTAACCTCTATCTATTTGTTCTATATTATTTATTATTGATGTTCCTTTAGCAGATAAAGCAGCAATTAATAATGAGATACCTGCTCTAATATCTGGCGATGTCATTTTGGTAGCTTTTAATGAGCTTTCAAAATTCATACCAATTACAGTAGCTCTATGTGGGTCGCACAAAATTACTTTTGCCCCCATATCTATCAATTTATCAACAAAAAACAAACGGCTTTCAAACATTTTTTGATGTATTAAAACAGTTCCCTTTGCTTGTGTTGCAATTACCAAAACAATACTCAATAAATCTGGCGTAAATCCAGGCCAAGGAGCATCTGCAACGGTTAAAACAGAACCATCTATAAAATTCTGTATTTCATACGATTCTTGTGCAGGAATATAAATATCATCTCCTTTTCTTTCTAATTTAATTCCTAGTTTTCTAAATACATTAGGTATTTGTCCTAAGTTATCCCAACTTACGTCTTTAATTGTTAATTCAGATCTAGTCATTACTGCAACACCAATCCAAGAACCAATTTCAATCATGTCTGGTAAAACTCTGTGCTCACAACCACCAAGAGCATCTACTCCTTCTATGATTAATAAGTTAGAGCCAACGCCAGAGATATTAGCGCCCATAGAATTCAACATTTTACATAACTGTTGAATATAAGGTTCACAAGCGGCATTGTAAATTTTTGTAGTTCCTGTAGCTAAAACAGACGCCATTAAAATATTAGCGGTTCCTGTTACAGAAGCTTCATCTAATAACATATCTACGCCAAATAATTCTTCTGCTTCTACTCCGTAAAAATGTTCTTCTTTATTGTAACGAAATTTTGCACCTAATCGTATAAACCCTTCAAAATGGGTATCTAAACGTCTACGACCAATTTTATCTCCTCCAGGTCTTGGAATATATCCTCTACCAAAACGAGCTAAAAGTGGACCAACTATCATAATAGAACCACGCAAAGAACTTCCGTCTCTTTTAAAATCTGCAGATTCTAAATATTCTAAATTGATTTCATCCGCTTGAAAAGCGTAAGAATTTCTACTTAATTTTTCTACTTTTACTCCTAATTCACCAAGAATAAAAATTAGTTTGTTAACATCAATAATATCTGGAACGTTATTTACAACAACTCTTTCTGGGGTTAATAAAACCGCACAAAGTATTTGTAAAACTTCGTTTTTTGCTCCTTGTGGAGTAATGGTTCCGTTTAATTTATGACCGCCTTCAATTTTAAATGATGCCATATACTAATATCTTTTTCTATTTTTATTTTGATTGCTATGTTGTGGTTTCTTATAAGTGCCTTTAGTAGCGGTAGTCCCCTGTCCTTGTGTACGTGGCTTTCTTAACAAGTTTTTACTTTCAGAAAGTTCTTCTTCTGTATTTCTTAAATCTAATTTACCATCAGATAAATCGAATAAATGCTTAAAAATTACAGCATCATCTACAGTATCTTTATTCCAATTTAAATAACACTTTTTCATGTGATTTGCAATTGTAAATACCAAAGCTTCTTTTTTCTCGCCTTCTTCCCAACTTAAAGCAATATCTATCATTGTTTGAATATTGTTACCATAATAACGATATCTAGATGCTGATTTTGGGTACGCTAATCCTTCTGGCTTCTCTTGTAATTCTTCTTTTGATGGCTGAGGATATGGTGACTCTACATCTAATTTAAAATCTGCCATGATATATAACTGATCCCAAAGTTTGTGTTTAAAATCTGGTACATCACGTAAATGTGGTTGTAAATTTCCCATAACATCTACAATAGCTTTTGCCATTTTATCGCGTTCATCTTTAGTTTCTAAAGCCAAACAATGGTCTACTAATTTTTGTATATGTCTGCCGTATTCTGGTATTATCATTAACGGTCTTTCTGAATTGTATTCTAAATCGAATGTCATTTTTATATTTTTGAGAAGTGTTCTCGATACATTTTCCTTTATCATTTTAACCAAAAGAAAACACTAGAACTGAAAAATTATAGTTTGTAGTTATTTAACGTTGCAAAATAACAATTTATTTTTAGTTTTTAGGATTCATTTTTAATTAGATTCCCTTTTTCAAGGGAAAGACAGTTTAAATGACAATTAAAAACACCGTTTAAGATAGCCTTTTGCTATCCAATTACTTTTAATTTGGCAAATTGAAGTAATAATTTCTTTTTACCAACAGTACCAAATTTAATTTCTGCTTTTTTATTTGGTCCATTTCCTTCTAATCCAATTACCTCTCCTGTACCAAATCTATTGTGCTCTACAAAATTACCCACAACAATATTACCATCAAATAAATTAGGTTTTGAGGTTGCTTGAGATACCTTTTTTAGATTTTTAGGAATAATAATTTCTTTTTTCTTCACCAAATCACGTTCCATTTTTTTACGTTGAATCGGTTTTTGAAAACGAATTCCTTTTGGAGCATCATCAAAAATACTTTTATCTACAAAGTTATTGATTGCTGGGTTGGTACTTTTTGGAGTGATGTAATTTAGATACTGATCATCTATTTCCTCTAAAAATCTACTAGGTTCTGCATCTACCAATTTCCCCCATCTATAACGGGTTTGCGCATAACTTAAATAAGCTACTTTTTCTGCCCTTGTTATGGCTACGTAAAACAACCTTCGCTCCTCCTCTAATTCACTTCGCGTATTCATGCTCATTGCAGAAGGAAATAAAGATTCCTCTAATCCAACAACATACACATACATATACTCCAATCCTTTAGACTGGTGAATCGTCATTAAAGAAACAGATGGTTTGTCATCTTCTTTTTTAGCATCAAAATCTGTTGCCAACGCCACATCTTCTAAGAAAGTAGTTAAAGAAGTATCGCCTCCTTCTTCAATTTTATCCGTAATAAAATCTTTAATTCCGTTTAAAAGTTCTTGAACGTTTTCTACCTTACTAACTGCTTCTGGCGTTCCGTCTTTTTCTAAATCTTTTATTAATTGTGCCTTTTTTACAACTGTTTCAGCAATTTCGAATGCATTTTTTGTTTGCGATTCTACTTGCAAACTTTGCATCATTGTCATAAAATTACGAAGCTTATTTTTAGTCCCCGTATTTATTTTTAAATCTATTTTATCGATATATTTAATGATATCGAAAATTGATTTTTTATAATGATTTGCAGCAATAGTAAGTCTATCTATAGTAGTCGCTCCAATACCACGAGCAGGGTAATTGATTATTCTTTTTAACGCTTCTTCATCATTTGGGTTGATTAAAATACGTAAGTAAGATAAGATATCTTTTATTTCTTTCCTTTGATAAAAAGAGATTCCTCCGTAAATTTTATAATCAATTCCTTTTTTACGCAACGCATCTTCAATTGCTCTAGACTGTGAGTTTGTTCTATACAAAACACAAAAATCATCTGGAGTTAATTGATGGTTCATTTGATTCTCCCAAATGGATTGTGCTACAAAACGTCCTTCTTCTCCGTCGGAAATAGTACGCATTACATTTATAGCTTCTCCAGGATCATTAGAGGTCCAAACTTCTTTATCTAATTTTGTTTTATTTTTTTCGATTACAGAGTTTGCGGCGTTTACAATATTACTTGTAGAACGATAATTTTGCTCAAGTTTAAAGGTTTTTACATCCGGATAATCTTTCTGGAAATTTAATATATTCTGAATATTTGCGCCCCTAAAACTATAGATACTCTGAGAATCATCTCCAACCACACAAATATTCCCGAATTTATCTGCCAAAGCTCTCACAATAATATATTGAGAATGGTTTGTATCTTGATACTCATCTACCATTATATATCTAAAACGGTCTTGGTATTTTGCCAACGTTTCTGGAAAACGCGCCAATAACTCATTGGTTCTTAACAATAAATCATCAAAATCCATTGCACCAGCCTTAAAACATCGGTCTACATAGGTTCTATAAATATTACCAACTTCTGGCCTACTTGCATGTAAATCTGCTTCTTGTAATTCTGGGTTATTAAAATAGGCTTTAACCGTAATTAAACTATTCTTAAAGGAAGAAATTCTACCTAGAATCTGTTTAGGCTTGTATTGCTCTCTATTTAAATTCTTTTCTTTTATAATTGCTGATATCAACCGAACAGAATCTTGAGAATCGTAAATTGTAAAATTAGTTGGAAACCCTAATTTATCTGCTTCGGTACGTAAAATTCTAGCAAAAACGGAGTGAAAAGTTCCCATCCACAGATTTCTAGATTCACTGTTACCTACAACACTAGCAATTCTTGCCTTCATTTCTTTGGCTGCCTTGTTGGTAAATGTAAGTGATAAAATATTAAAAGAATCTACGCCTTGCTTCATTAAATGCGCTATTCTATAGGTTAATACACGTGTTTTACCAGAACCCGCACCAGCAATAATAATCATGGGTCCGTCTTTCTGTAAGACAGCCTGTCTCTGTGGTTCGTTTAAAGAATCTAAATATGTGCTCAATGGTTTATTTTAAAGGAATTTGAAAGCGTGAAATTAACCAAACTATTCGTTTCTATAAAAGAAGATGAATACTATTTATTCACAATTTTCACATAAGAAAATCCAAACATATCTGCCTAAGAACAGATAAATACAATTATCTGCCTACAGACAGATAATTTAAAATATCTGCTTACAGGCAGATAATATTGTTATTTAGCTTAATAATTGATATATTAGCTAAAAATTAAGATTTACAAATGACAAGTATTTTAACAGGCGACATCATCAATTCTAGAAAGAAGGATGATAATTTTTGGTTAGAAACGCTAAAAGAGGCGTTGAGCACTTTTGGTGACTCTCCAAAATATTGGCAGATTTACAGAGGAGATAGTTTTCAATTAGAAATAGAAAACTGTGAAAATGCATTTTACGCAGCTTTAAAATTAAAATCTCACTTAAAATCTACAGTAGATATAGACGTTAGAATTGGGATTGGAATTGGAGAAAAAGAATTTAATACTCCAGAAGTTACAGCATCTAACGGAGAAGCTTTTATAAATTCTGGTTATGCATTTGACACCTATCTAAAGAAGCAAACCATTGCTATAAAAACTCCCTGGCAAGAAGTTGATGCAGAACTAAACATCGCTTTTGATTTGGCATTATTAACCATGGATTCTTGGACAAAAAACTCTGCAGAAGTATTTAAAATATCTTTAGAAAAGGAAAATAGCACACAAAATGAAATTGCAGCTCTTTTAGGAATTACACAAGGACGTGTTAGTGAACGCCAAAAACGTGCTGGATTTGAACCTATTATGAAACTAGAAAAACGTTTTAGAAAAATTATCAATCAAAAAATAAAAAAAGAAATGGAATTCCAAGTATATGAAGAAAATGATATTTTATCTGATACAATAAAAAAATTAAAGGTTCGTACTGAAAATAGAAAAAAAGAAATGGATAACTTTAAATATACTCTAAATGATGAAAATAATGTAAAAATTGAAAATATAATTAAAAAAGAAAAATCAAAATGATTTTATTTCTAAAACTTTTATTAGCTCACATTTTAGGCGATTTTGTTTTTCAACCAGAAAAATGGGTTAAAAACAAAGAAGAAAAGAAGGTAAAGTCGGTAAAGTTATATTATCACATTGCGCTTCATGCATTATTTTTAGTATTGATACTTCAATTTAACCTTAAAGAATACTGGCTTGCTTTTCTATTAATTATAATATCTCATTATAGTATAGATCTTTTAAAACTCTATCTACAGAAAAAGAAAACAAAACGAATTTGGTTTTTTATAGATCAAGTTTTACATCTTACCATATTAGTATTTGCTACTTCCTTTTATGTAGATTTTTCTTTATCAACAGAAAACCTCATAACAGATCAACTCTTATTATTGATTATCTTTTTACTGTTGGTTATTTTTGTTTCTGCAATTATCATCAAAATAATAATTACACAGTGGAATCCTGAAAGTAAAAAAGAAAACGACGACTCTCTTGCAAAAGCAGGTCATTATATTGGAATTCTAGAACGTTTATTTGTTTTTACGTTTGTAATTACCAATCATTGGGAAGCTATCGGCTTTCTACTAGCAGCAAAATCTGTTTTTAGGTTTGGAGATTTAACGTCATCTAAAGACAGAAAATTGACGGAATATATTTTAATTGGTACTTTATTAAGTTTTGGTATTGCTATCTTTTTAGGAGTATTATATTTGTACACTTTAAAATTTATCTAATTTATGGAAGACAAACTAATAGAAAGTATTGCTTATATTCTACCCGCTTTGGTAACTGGTTTAGTTGCCTATTATATTTTTAACAGATTGATCATAAAGCTAAGTTCTGATGAAAAAATAGCGCTACTATCTCAAAGAAAAAAAGAAGCTTTACCTATAAAACTACAAGCTTACGAAAGGATGTTGTTGTTTTGTGAGCGTATTAACCCTGTTAAAATGTTGGTGAGAATTAAACCAATTACAGAAGGCACTCAAGATTATTTACAATTGTTGATTGCAAATATAGATCAAGAATTTGAACACAATTTAGTGCAGCAAATGTATATTACAGATGATACCTGGACAGCAGTTGTAGCTACAAAAAATACTATTATTAATAAATTAAGACAAGTTGCAGAAACGGCAAAAACAGCTAATGAATTGCGCGAAAAGGTAATTATAGACTACTCTAAAACATTACCACCAACAGATACCGCTATTAGTTTTATTAAAAATGAAGTAAAAAAAATATTGTAAAAAAAAAGACCATCTAAAATAGATGGTCTTCTTCCTCTTTTCGAAAATAGCAAATTTCCCTTTATTAAAACTGAAGTCTTACTCCTAATTTAAAGTTTCTACCACGTGTAGAAAACCCTAAAATATCATCGTAATCTTCGTTTAAAATATTTGTAACTCCACCAAATAAAGTTACAGTATCTTCTAATAATTTATAATTAGCAGCAAAATCTAATACTTGGTAACTTTCTAAAGTAACATCTTCTCCAGCAGTTCCAAAAGAACCATACCTATCAAAAATACTTCTATCACCTACATTTTTATAAGTAATATTAAAGAATGTATTTGTAAAAGCATTTACATCTAAACCAGCTACAAATTTATTTGCAGGAATATAATCGTTAAAATCTTCTGTATTATCTTTATCTACATATGTATAAGAAGCGTTAACAGTTAAAAATTTAAGAGGCGTAATATTGGTATTTATTTCCAAACCATTTGCATCAGAAGAACCATTACCATATTTGTAGGTAGCATTATCATAAATAATTGCATCTTCTTCTTTTCTATTAAAATAAACCACATCAAACTGAAGCCAATCTTTATAATTTACATCAAAACCTGCTTCAAAAGTTTCATTAGATTCTGGTTTTAAATCTAAATTACCAGAAAAACCATCATATAATTGATACAAACTTGGTGTAATAAAAGCTGTACTATAAGAAGTTAATAATTTAATAGAAGCATTTTCATTCTTTAAAACTGAGTACGCAAGATTCCCGTCATAAACTGCATGATTACCATATACATTATGAATATTTAATCGTCCACCTACATTGGCACTTAAACCAAAATCTGTTATATACACTACACTTGCATAAGGATCTACAGTATTAAAATTTGCAATTCCTTTTTCAATTTCTGCAAAAGGAGTAACTGTATTATTACTGTGAATTTGATAATTTAAACCTGTAATTAATTGAATTTTACCATCCTTAAAATCATATCTATTTACTAAATCTAAATTTACACTTCTACCAACAAATTCGTAGTTGTCTAAAGTACCCGCAAAAGAATTGAATTGCTCTAAATTTCTTTCTACCACATTTGCAGAAGCTAATAAGTAAACTTCTCCTTTATTATAAGTGTATTTTGGTTTTACACCAACTCTAAACTGCTCTTGATCTCCTGTATTTACATCGCTATCAGAAAAAGCCCCTGCGTCAAAATCATAATCAAAATTATCATAATTTAAGAAAGTCTCTATAGAAAATTGATCATTTACTGCATAACCTAATTTTAACAATGCATTTTTACTGTAAAAACTATCATTTTCATAAACAGCATTTGTTTTACTTTTTGCAGCAGACATTCCGTCTGTTCCAGTAATACTAAAAGAACCTAAGAAATTAAGTTTCCCTAAAGTACCGTTTAAACTTACGTTTTGGTTGTTATCAGATAATCCGCTTCCTTTAACATTTGCGGTATTATTTGTACCAACACTTGTTTCAAAAGAACCAGAAATTTTATCTTCTGATGCTTTCTTTAAAACAACATTAATAACTGCAGTAGCTGCTCCAGAACCATATAATGTAGATGATGCTCCTTTTAAAATTTCAATAGACTCTATTTGACTAACGGCTAATAAACGTAAATCGAATTGTTGATTAATTGCAGATTGATCTGTAACTGGCACACCATCAATTAAAACTAAAACTTGCCTATTTCTTCCTCCTCTAATATTAATACTTCTTGGTTCTGATGCATTAGAATTTACACCTCTAACATCAATACCAACAACATTATTTAGGATTTCAATAACATTTTTACCAGCATTTTGTTGCAATTCTTTTTGAGTAATTTTCTGAATTACCTTACCAGTATTCTCTTTTTTTAGATTGAATTTTGTTGCTGTAACAACAACTTCATCTAAAGCCTCTACTTTTTCTTTTTGCTGTGCAAAAAGATTTGTGCTAGCAAAACTACATGCCAAAACACCAACAATTAATAATTGTTTTTTCATTTTTAATGATTTAATTTAAGTCTTCTTCTTTTACAAGAAAACAATAAAGATTACTCCTTGTTAAACAAGGAATCTAAATAAATCAGGTAAATTTGTGTACAAAATAGAATTAGTACATAAACCTTTATCCCGAAAGTTTTAAACTCGTGATTTATGGCAGGTTTCCTGACTCGTTTTATGTTATTATACCTTCCCAACAAAAAAATGTCAGTGGTAAAAGAATTAATAACATCCTCTAAAGAGGTACTAAATGATGCTGAAATAAACTCAGCACAAGCTTAGTATAAACTTACAGTTGCGGGAACAGTTCTGGATTTCAACCAGATTCCCTTTTAATTCGATGTAAATTATTTCTACATCAAAACCAAAATCGTTGCAAATATATATGCATTCTTATGAACAATCTAATTAATTCGTTTCCAAATTTTATACCTTTAAGGATTGATAATTTTGATAGAAATGAGAATAGAAAATGAATTAAAGTTAGGTTTTAAAGATGTAATGATTCGCCCAAAACGATCTACATTAAAATCGAGGTCACAAGTAAGTTTAGAAAGAGAATTTACTTTTTTACACAGTGATGTTGTATGGAAAGGGATTCCTATAATGGCTGCAAATATGGACACTGTTGGTACTTTTGAAATGGCAAAAGCACTTGCAAAACATGGCCTTTTTACTGCAATCCATAAACATTATTCTATAGAAGAATGGAGAGTATTTGCTACAAATGCTGATGAAAAAACTTTAAATAATATTGCAGTTAGCACAGGAACAGGAAAAGAAGACTCTGTAAAGGTAAAAGAAATTTTATCTGAATTTCCTCAAATAAACTTTATCTGTGTTGACGTTGCTAACGGCTACTCAGAACATTTTGTGAATTTTGTTCAGAAAATGCGTAAAGATCACCCAAATAAAGTAATTATTGCAGGTAATGTAGTTACTGGAGAAATGGTAGAAGAATTATTATTGGCAGGCGCTGATATTATTAAAGTAGGTATTGGTCCTGGTTCTGTTTGCACAACTCGTGTAAAAACAGGTGTTGGTTATCCGCAACTTTCTGCTATTATAGAATGTGCAGATGCAGCACATGGTATGGGCGGACAAATTATTTCTGATGGAGGTTGTAAAATCCCTGGAGACCTTTCTAAAGCTTTTGGTGGTAGTGCAGATTTTGTAATGCTAGGCGGCATGCTTGCTGGACATGAAGAAAGCGGTGGTGAACTGATTGAAAAAAATGGAGAAAAATTTAAAGCTTTTTACGGAATGAGTTCTACAACTGCCATGAACAAACATGTTGGTGGTGTTGCAAATTATAGAGCATCCGAAGGAAAAACAGTTGAAGTTCCTTACAGAGGAAATGTAGATGATACTGTTATAGATATTTTAGGCGGAATTAGATCTACATGTACATATGTTGGTGCAAGCAGGCTGAAAGAATTGACTAAAAGAACTACTTTTATTAGAGTTCAAGAACAAGAAAATCAAGTATATTCATAATGAAAAACATAAAGTTAATTCCTATTTTATTATTTTTATTGATAACCGTTTCTTGTAAGAAAGAGACTGTTAAAGTTGATAATCATACACAAACAGAAAGTAGTATTAAATACGCTAAGGGGTTTGACATTGTAGAGGATAATGGCGTTAAAAAGTTGGTTATAAAATCTGCTTATCAAAATTCTAAAGAAGTTTCTGAATATATTATTAAAAGTAAATCAGAAAAAAATACACCTTTAGAAAATACCATCTATACTCCTATTCAAAAAATTGTAGTTACTTCTACAACTCATATTCCTATGGTTGAGTTGTTAAACGAAGAAACCTCAATTATCGGTTTTCCTTATGCTAGATATGTATCATCAGAAAAAACAAGACAGTTAATTGATGCAGGAAAAATAAAAGAAATAGGTAAAGAAACCTCTTTAAATACTGAAATACTATTAGACTTACAACCAGAACTAGTAGTTGGTTATAGTGTTTCTTCTGCAGACAAAAGCTTAACGACTATACAGAAAGCGGGAATAAACGTAATTTATAATGGAGATTGGTTAGAAGAAACTCCTTTAGGAAGAGCAGAATGGATTAAGTTTTTTGGTGTTCTTTTTGATAAAGAAAAACAAGCTGATAGTATTTTTAAAGTAATTGAAGGTAATTATTTAGTAGCAAAACAAATCGCACTAAAATCAACCAAAAAACCAACCATTTTGTCTGGTGCAATCATGAGTAAAGATATTTGGAATTTACCTGCAGGTGAAAGTTTTGTAGCACAATTTATAAAAGATGCAAACCTTAACTACTTATGGAAACACACAAAAGGAAAAGGGAGTTTGTCTTTAAGTTTTGAAAGTATTTTTGATAAAGGTCAAAATGCTGAATATTGGATTTCTCCAGGGTTCTTTTCTACTAAAGAACAATTATTACAAAGTAATAAAATTTATACAGAATTTGATGCTTTTAAAAATGATGAAATTTACACTTCAACAATTAAGAAAGGAAAAACGGGCGGAATTATATATTATGAATTAGCTGCCACGAGACCTGATTTAGTTTTAAAAGATTTTATTAAAATTACAAATCCAGATTTATTACCCGATTATAAAATGACATTTTTTGAGAAAATGAAATAAAAAAAGACCTTCAATAGAAATATTGAAGGTCTTTACAATTAAAATTATTGGGGGGTTAATTTCATATTTCAAATGTACTATATATAATAACTAATTCTATTTATTTTATGGGTAGTATTTGGGTAGTATTTGGGTGGTTTACCTTAAAACCCTAGTGTTTTATGACTTTTTTAATGTTAAAGCTTCTTTTCTGTTTTTAATATCTAATTTTAAATAAATATTTTTCACATGAAATTTTACAGTATTTACAGAAATGTTTATTTCAGCTGCTATTTCTTTATTTGATTTACTGCAGACTATTAAGTCAAAAATCTCCCTTTCTCTTAAACTCAAATTATTTAAATCTACTTTTAAAGCTTCTTCTTGTATTGTACGATGTTTTATCTCTTTAGAAAACTTTCTAATTTCATTTTTCATAAAGAAATTATATTTCCTTAAATCTTTTTCTCTAAATAAAACAGCAAATGATAATACTATAATTTGCATAAAGCCTCCTATTTTTAAATTGGTAGCATTTGTTTCGAATAAGGAAACTCCAAAATTCTTTAAAACAAAAAAATCTAGCCCACTAAATAATGAAATTGCAAAAGAAAGTACAAAGAGCTTCGTATAGTTGTTTTTATTAAATAGTAAAACACCTAAAAACAAATAAAAGCAAAAGTGTTAAAACGCTTAAAATTATATATAACTCGTTTAATCTTAAAATAAAAAATAAGATTACGAATAAAATAATTGTTAAAAACAAAACAAAAGTAAACTTCTTAACCCTAGGGAAATACTTCTCTAACAAGAGAAAACTATTTCCAAATTTTAAAGATGTATAACTTAATAAGATATAATCTAATAAAATTAAGAATTCTATTTTTTTCTGGTCAACATTAAAAAAATTTAAGATCCCATCAAAAATTACAAAACTAAAAGTAATACTCATCAATAAAAAAGCATGATATAAAAAGGAAGAATCTTTAAAAAAGTAATAATAATTAATACTAAAAAGAATCACTAGAAAAGCAACTCCGTAATAAAAACCGTTAATAGTTAACTGTACTTTTTCATTAAAAGTCCCCTCACCAACTGTACTCAATTCTACAGGAAAATAAGAACTAAAATTAGAGTTAACTTTTATATATACAGGATCTTCTCTAGAAAATTTAAAAGAAACATATCTTTGATTACTTAATTTAGATATCTCATTAAAGTTTTGATACGCATGTACATTAATTGCTCTTATATTATTTATTCTAAAAATATAATCTAAATGTGTTTCTTTTGAAGGTACCTTAAACCAAAAAGTAGCATTAGAATGTCTGTCTAAAATTTTCGTACGTAAAGGCTTAAATTCTAATTGGTTAATATTCTTATAACTGAAACTACTATTAGAATCTTTAAAGTAATAAACATCAGATTGAGAATAAGTTTTAAACCCAATAATAAAAAGCAAGATTAATAATAGTTTAATTTTCATTAGCTGTTTTTTTAACAGAATATCTTATATAAATAGACATATAACAAGCTAAAAAACAATAACATAAAAAAACTACTAATAAGTTTTCAAATAAATTCTTTTAATATTAACGTAAGTTTTCTTTTTATTAATTAGCACTTAAAAATAGCTTAAATTTTTAAAACTTCTTTTCTACTTTTAATATTTAATTTGCCATAAATATTTTTGACA from Polaribacter sejongensis carries:
- a CDS encoding sigma factor-like helix-turn-helix DNA-binding protein, with the protein product MTSILTGDIINSRKKDDNFWLETLKEALSTFGDSPKYWQIYRGDSFQLEIENCENAFYAALKLKSHLKSTVDIDVRIGIGIGEKEFNTPEVTASNGEAFINSGYAFDTYLKKQTIAIKTPWQEVDAELNIAFDLALLTMDSWTKNSAEVFKISLEKENSTQNEIAALLGITQGRVSERQKRAGFEPIMKLEKRFRKIINQKIKKEMEFQVYEENDILSDTIKKLKVRTENRKKEMDNFKYTLNDENNVKIENIIKKEKSK
- a CDS encoding ATP-dependent helicase, whose protein sequence is MSTYLDSLNEPQRQAVLQKDGPMIIIAGAGSGKTRVLTYRIAHLMKQGVDSFNILSLTFTNKAAKEMKARIASVVGNSESRNLWMGTFHSVFARILRTEADKLGFPTNFTIYDSQDSVRLISAIIKEKNLNREQYKPKQILGRISSFKNSLITVKAYFNNPELQEADLHASRPEVGNIYRTYVDRCFKAGAMDFDDLLLRTNELLARFPETLAKYQDRFRYIMVDEYQDTNHSQYIIVRALADKFGNICVVGDDSQSIYSFRGANIQNILNFQKDYPDVKTFKLEQNYRSTSNIVNAANSVIEKNKTKLDKEVWTSNDPGEAINVMRTISDGEEGRFVAQSIWENQMNHQLTPDDFCVLYRTNSQSRAIEDALRKKGIDYKIYGGISFYQRKEIKDILSYLRILINPNDEEALKRIINYPARGIGATTIDRLTIAANHYKKSIFDIIKYIDKIDLKINTGTKNKLRNFMTMMQSLQVESQTKNAFEIAETVVKKAQLIKDLEKDGTPEAVSKVENVQELLNGIKDFITDKIEEGGDTSLTTFLEDVALATDFDAKKEDDKPSVSLMTIHQSKGLEYMYVYVVGLEESLFPSAMSMNTRSELEEERRLFYVAITRAEKVAYLSYAQTRYRWGKLVDAEPSRFLEEIDDQYLNYITPKSTNPAINNFVDKSIFDDAPKGIRFQKPIQRKKMERDLVKKKEIIIPKNLKKVSQATSKPNLFDGNIVVGNFVEHNRFGTGEVIGLEGNGPNKKAEIKFGTVGKKKLLLQFAKLKVIG
- a CDS encoding DUF3307 domain-containing protein produces the protein MILFLKLLLAHILGDFVFQPEKWVKNKEEKKVKSVKLYYHIALHALFLVLILQFNLKEYWLAFLLIIISHYSIDLLKLYLQKKKTKRIWFFIDQVLHLTILVFATSFYVDFSLSTENLITDQLLLLIIFLLLVIFVSAIIIKIIITQWNPESKKENDDSLAKAGHYIGILERLFVFTFVITNHWEAIGFLLAAKSVFRFGDLTSSKDRKLTEYILIGTLLSFGIAIFLGVLYLYTLKFI
- the murA gene encoding UDP-N-acetylglucosamine 1-carboxyvinyltransferase, which encodes MASFKIEGGHKLNGTITPQGAKNEVLQILCAVLLTPERVVVNNVPDIIDVNKLIFILGELGVKVEKLSRNSYAFQADEINLEYLESADFKRDGSSLRGSIMIVGPLLARFGRGYIPRPGGDKIGRRRLDTHFEGFIRLGAKFRYNKEEHFYGVEAEELFGVDMLLDEASVTGTANILMASVLATGTTKIYNAACEPYIQQLCKMLNSMGANISGVGSNLLIIEGVDALGGCEHRVLPDMIEIGSWIGVAVMTRSELTIKDVSWDNLGQIPNVFRKLGIKLERKGDDIYIPAQESYEIQNFIDGSVLTVADAPWPGFTPDLLSIVLVIATQAKGTVLIHQKMFESRLFFVDKLIDMGAKVILCDPHRATVIGMNFESSLKATKMTSPDIRAGISLLIAALSAKGTSIINNIEQIDRGYENIEARLKSIGAKIERIAE
- a CDS encoding DUF4290 domain-containing protein, whose amino-acid sequence is MTFDLEYNSERPLMIIPEYGRHIQKLVDHCLALETKDERDKMAKAIVDVMGNLQPHLRDVPDFKHKLWDQLYIMADFKLDVESPYPQPSKEELQEKPEGLAYPKSASRYRYYGNNIQTMIDIALSWEEGEKKEALVFTIANHMKKCYLNWNKDTVDDAVIFKHLFDLSDGKLDLRNTEEELSESKNLLRKPRTQGQGTTATKGTYKKPQHSNQNKNRKRY